A section of the Methanosarcina mazei S-6 genome encodes:
- a CDS encoding DUF3344 domain-containing protein, which produces MVLSSGVCSADNYVGGIPLTSAHSGTVSGGVYCDSYYGMGDQEAKASNTIEKTFTVPDNANVEWAMLLTNVYCGHMQNNYQGKAKVDFNGKNLGTETLNVPYTYSYNGGNGHVQVNDHVNRVTSDYMMYYDVTGLVKAGKNTAVVKTDPLDSSFDGRIRLVTLVVAYNDGSKKTIWYQVNRGHDADSYYSDDEMNENYIGSTAFQAALPEGSSLTDSKLTLVYQASSDGAYAFNGNALSSGTPQGTFSGSNTWDVKDSLKSSGTNTLTYDRTASFYKSVLGILTAEYTTSSSGDSTDDTPADNTTDNGSAGDTTDDISSDNTTNDTSSDNTTSDVPAGNTTNDTPADNTTDAKFSADLGVQAIKVSHNSAAKAWKNLVNTVNVTVINNGPEKAGSFALELYSEGSLLESKPINGLANGATEAVEFVWKPEDAKNYTLRAVVVPGSTINDANATNNELSKTQEVMHNGYIGDKPLETYLHGTVKGNIIYDYGNSSYVKVSSGDVYTAGHSLSLPEGAIVKYARLYNFWTWSATGSSGVIPSMSLDFAGSSLTPEAEYADQKGWGQYDYPTGTWAYNVTGLVSGSGNYITTVKNTNSDAENSFCIDGIALLVVYEDASGKETQYWINEGCDAVSTMSSSGGLTPDEATVKIAFAGDSIDLGNVDNARLWTTVQSGGHEGIALKFNEMSISGVYDSTPSSNLDIDEARDVTSYLLSQNNEAQIIAPSVTDNSGDYMIPSSAILAVSYKSETTDDTNITDDTNVTDDTNVTDGTNVTDDTNVTDGTNVTNDTNVTNDTNVTDDTNVTDGTNVTDGTNVTIDTNVTIDTNVTIDTNVTDNTNVTDDTNMKDDTNVTLKVNIIPVISLTVSPDSLDFGTVSPGTPSESLPLALKNNGGISIKVTAEVHDQENGPFATGLLLDQNIWSNYSKVLAAESAETSQAQLDLPLNYSSTGQFQGTLSLWAEAA; this is translated from the coding sequence ATGGTTCTGAGCAGTGGAGTCTGCTCGGCCGATAATTACGTAGGTGGAATCCCCCTCACCTCCGCCCACAGCGGAACAGTAAGCGGTGGGGTATATTGTGATAGCTATTACGGAATGGGAGACCAGGAAGCAAAAGCATCCAATACTATAGAAAAGACTTTTACTGTACCGGATAATGCCAATGTCGAATGGGCGATGCTGCTCACAAATGTTTACTGTGGGCATATGCAAAACAATTATCAGGGAAAGGCAAAAGTGGATTTTAACGGCAAAAACCTAGGAACTGAAACTCTGAACGTTCCGTACACATATTCTTACAACGGAGGAAACGGGCATGTTCAGGTTAACGACCACGTGAACAGGGTAACAAGTGACTACATGATGTATTATGATGTCACAGGCCTTGTAAAAGCCGGGAAAAACACAGCTGTAGTAAAAACCGATCCTCTTGATAGCTCATTCGATGGAAGGATAAGACTCGTCACCCTTGTAGTGGCTTACAACGATGGAAGCAAGAAAACTATCTGGTATCAGGTCAACCGTGGACATGATGCAGACAGTTATTATAGTGACGACGAGATGAATGAAAATTACATAGGAAGTACGGCTTTCCAGGCAGCTTTACCTGAAGGCTCTTCTCTGACAGATTCAAAGCTAACACTTGTATACCAGGCAAGCTCAGACGGAGCATACGCCTTTAATGGAAATGCCCTTAGTTCAGGCACGCCTCAGGGAACTTTTTCCGGGTCCAATACATGGGACGTCAAGGATTCATTAAAATCGTCAGGCACGAATACTTTAACCTATGATAGAACTGCCTCGTTCTATAAAAGCGTCCTTGGAATTCTGACAGCAGAGTACACCACATCATCCTCAGGTGATAGCACCGATGATACCCCTGCAGATAACACTACCGATAATGGGTCTGCAGGCGACACCACCGATGACATATCTTCAGACAACACTACCAATGATACATCTTCAGACAACACTACCAGTGATGTACCTGCAGGCAACACTACCAATGATACACCTGCAGATAATACTACCGATGCCAAGTTTTCAGCTGACCTGGGCGTACAGGCGATAAAAGTATCACACAACAGCGCGGCAAAAGCCTGGAAAAACCTGGTAAACACTGTAAATGTTACTGTAATAAACAATGGACCTGAAAAAGCAGGCAGTTTTGCTCTTGAACTGTATTCCGAAGGGTCCCTTCTTGAAAGCAAGCCGATTAACGGACTTGCAAATGGGGCTACAGAAGCAGTTGAATTTGTCTGGAAACCTGAAGACGCAAAGAATTATACCCTAAGGGCAGTTGTCGTTCCGGGATCCACCATAAATGATGCAAACGCGACAAATAATGAGCTAAGCAAAACCCAGGAAGTAATGCACAACGGTTATATCGGAGACAAGCCCCTTGAAACCTATCTTCACGGTACTGTTAAAGGAAACATTATTTACGATTATGGAAACAGCAGTTACGTTAAAGTATCCTCCGGGGACGTCTACACAGCAGGTCACTCTCTGTCACTTCCGGAAGGGGCAATCGTGAAGTATGCAAGGCTCTATAATTTCTGGACATGGAGTGCAACAGGTTCCAGTGGGGTCATTCCTTCCATGAGTCTTGATTTCGCAGGAAGCTCCTTGACTCCGGAAGCCGAATACGCTGATCAGAAAGGCTGGGGACAGTATGATTATCCGACCGGGACATGGGCTTATAATGTAACAGGGCTTGTGAGCGGAAGCGGAAATTATATTACAACAGTCAAAAACACCAATAGCGATGCTGAAAACAGTTTCTGTATTGATGGCATAGCCCTGCTTGTGGTTTACGAAGATGCCTCAGGAAAGGAAACCCAATACTGGATCAATGAGGGCTGCGATGCAGTCAGTACAATGAGTTCTTCAGGAGGCCTTACTCCGGATGAAGCTACCGTGAAAATCGCTTTTGCAGGCGACTCTATAGATCTCGGCAATGTGGACAATGCCCGGCTCTGGACCACAGTCCAGTCAGGAGGTCACGAAGGAATTGCTCTGAAATTTAATGAAATGAGTATATCCGGTGTTTATGACTCTACTCCTTCCTCGAATCTGGATATCGATGAAGCAAGAGATGTTACATCCTATCTCCTGTCTCAGAACAATGAGGCTCAGATAATAGCCCCCTCTGTTACGGATAACAGTGGCGACTACATGATTCCTTCAAGTGCAATCCTTGCAGTCAGTTATAAGAGTGAAACAACTGATGACACTAACATAACAGACGATACAAATGTAACAGATGACACTAACGTAACAGATGGTACAAATGTAACAGATGACACTAACGTAACAGATGGTACAAATGTGACTAATGATACAAATGTGACTAATGATACAAATGTAACAGATGACACTAACGTAACAGACGGTACAAATGTAACAGATGGTACAAATGTAACTATTGATACAAATGTAACTATTGATACAAATGTAACTATTGATACAAACGTGACTGACAATACAAATGTAACAGATGACACGAATATGAAAGATGACACAAATGTGACACTTAAAGTGAATATTATCCCTGTGATTTCCCTGACCGTTTCACCGGATTCACTTGATTTCGGGACGGTTTCTCCGGGTACGCCAAGCGAGTCACTGCCTCTTGCCCTCAAGAATAATGGAGGCATCAGTATAAAAGTGACAGCTGAAGTGCATGACCAGGAGAATGGGCCCTTTGCAACGGGACTTCTACTGGACCAGAATATCTGGTCGAATTACAGCAAAGTTCTGGCTGCAGAAAGTGCGGAAACCTCTCAGGCTCAGCTTGACCTCCCGCTAAATTATTCATCAACAGGGCAATTCCAGGGAACCCTCAGTTTATGGGCAGAAGCAGCTTGA
- a CDS encoding DUF3344 domain-containing protein, whose product MLYVLSKAWGLKRFFLYTAGFFIFFICITPCLATYNFEGTPEQDELVEVTSGTVKGGLYVDGGEGLGPTPYVQEFNIPGDSVTWAKIYVGIWGGNEEKTGTLDINVNGNSFESVELEGTGDKGDNEDQNPSIYCAGHGIYWVAYDMGTALSTGPVKVEAETSGDIDGRIYGIVLAAVYEDKEGQDTRYWVEEGNINLHDKGRSEEASSTHDEAYADFSGKVDVDRYKTANLAAVYLCGSPGLGDSLYFNDEQLSDGENSNDIANSKSYFDLKFFDVLDFLAEDDNELRFQRDDEDYLHPVFAALSLGTEEEGSSDLIVSGVTLPVLYAGQENIIKANIKNIGRDSAYGFQAALYADNEIVSTASVSSLSSGKSKTIDFNWKPGRSGEHVLKVSVDYTNRKKELCEINNWNIPFLANIIDLTPPEIEIDSPLDGSSVSSGYLKVSGTVEDTSRNTTVDVNGQKALLADKRWSADIPVAPGPNKIVVSAVDGTNNTGKEFILVTGISSGSGNNESFVSGGEREHVNRKVNAEPVSSTIPVYRSDIHKKDAVFPGFYGELGLIFAALFLRDKKRGKQV is encoded by the coding sequence ATGTTATATGTGTTATCAAAGGCATGGGGTTTGAAAAGGTTTTTCCTGTATACTGCAGGATTTTTTATATTTTTTATATGTATTACTCCATGTCTGGCAACTTATAATTTTGAAGGTACTCCTGAACAGGACGAACTGGTTGAAGTAACATCAGGTACGGTAAAAGGAGGACTTTATGTTGATGGCGGGGAAGGGCTTGGCCCGACTCCTTATGTGCAGGAATTCAATATTCCCGGAGATTCGGTAACATGGGCAAAGATATATGTGGGTATATGGGGGGGGAATGAAGAAAAAACCGGTACTCTGGACATTAATGTGAATGGAAATAGTTTCGAAAGCGTGGAGCTGGAAGGTACGGGAGATAAGGGAGATAACGAAGACCAGAACCCTTCTATATACTGTGCAGGTCATGGGATTTACTGGGTGGCTTATGACATGGGGACTGCTCTAAGTACGGGACCTGTAAAGGTAGAAGCCGAAACAAGCGGGGATATCGACGGCAGGATCTATGGAATAGTCCTTGCAGCAGTATATGAAGATAAAGAAGGACAGGATACAAGGTACTGGGTTGAAGAAGGAAACATAAACCTCCATGATAAAGGCAGGAGTGAAGAAGCGTCCTCAACCCACGATGAAGCATATGCTGATTTCTCGGGAAAAGTGGATGTGGACAGGTATAAGACTGCAAATCTTGCTGCCGTATACCTCTGTGGCAGTCCGGGGCTCGGAGATTCCCTGTACTTCAATGATGAACAGCTTTCTGACGGAGAAAACAGTAACGATATTGCAAATTCTAAGAGTTATTTCGATTTAAAATTCTTTGATGTACTTGATTTTCTTGCAGAGGATGATAACGAACTCAGGTTTCAGAGGGATGATGAAGACTATTTACATCCTGTGTTTGCCGCACTGAGTCTGGGAACGGAAGAAGAAGGAAGTTCTGACCTTATAGTCTCAGGAGTTACTCTACCTGTACTTTATGCAGGGCAGGAAAACATCATAAAGGCAAATATCAAAAACATAGGCCGGGATTCTGCATATGGCTTTCAGGCTGCACTTTACGCTGACAACGAAATAGTCTCAACCGCTTCTGTGTCTTCACTTTCAAGCGGGAAAAGTAAAACCATTGATTTCAACTGGAAACCCGGACGCAGTGGGGAACATGTTCTGAAGGTATCTGTTGACTACACTAACAGGAAAAAAGAACTCTGTGAAATAAACAACTGGAATATTCCTTTTCTTGCCAATATTATTGATTTGACTCCTCCTGAGATTGAAATTGACTCTCCTCTTGACGGCAGTTCAGTAAGCTCAGGATACCTGAAGGTCAGTGGAACAGTTGAAGATACCAGCCGGAACACTACAGTAGATGTTAACGGCCAGAAAGCTTTGCTTGCAGACAAAAGATGGAGTGCAGACATACCTGTTGCCCCCGGACCCAATAAAATAGTTGTTTCTGCAGTAGACGGAACAAACAACACCGGAAAAGAGTTCATTCTTGTTACAGGAATTTCTTCCGGATCTGGTAACAATGAATCCTTTGTGTCCGGTGGTGAAAGAGAGCATGTTAACCGGAAAGTTAACGCGGAACCGGTTAGCAGTACAATCCCGGTTTACCGGAGTGATATACATAAAAAGGATGCCGTGTTTCCGGGGTTTTATGGAGAACTCGGACTAATTTTTGCGGCTTTGTTCCTGAGAGATAAAAAAAGGGGAAAACAGGTATGA
- a CDS encoding COG1470 family protein: MSRIMSRKCFFLAFTAFFLTLYLVMCLTPASANEDDWDSLIVTLSPENSIVSKDVYILEALKFDGYGMVLVQVSKEDERLGDAVLENNSTAWCYLDSNNVRLKACNVTDQKTLPMFGSLCSPEAEIVFETKKIVEDDVVLELDLEANKDEYFLDEDIIIDMELRNVGEVKSDRIRLDLDSDGLLVKEGGPEIITLDKGSKKSCELRLRFPERLKESYNITVTLNWEDNSGKHSLYQDVEIELIEPLKIYKSAGLEAFSGNPVCVTISVKNIQKRKVNVSLLDLPPATFTVTSISRSDGDGMGPESPDYLNWNFVLAPEEKKTFSYYIKSDQPGAHRVPQVHTYSNLCGQTYNECSDSDNIITIFENISYLPYRNETHTEVTISSGVDLSSYLDKNGYSLLDIRVENKELDAFIFIPKGTRLLDSHKESIQAITITEVDQPSLPASLLLAEKCYGLEPEGAEFDPFCRLDLSLSDSVKGNFPAIYRYCGSNSIWNLTDCIVNENRISADISDFSIYAVLAEPPQEIKLNVKIVPS; this comes from the coding sequence ATGAGCAGAATCATGAGCAGAAAATGTTTTTTTCTCGCCTTTACAGCTTTTTTCCTCACATTGTATCTGGTAATGTGCCTTACCCCTGCCTCGGCGAATGAAGACGACTGGGACAGCCTGATAGTTACCCTCAGTCCTGAAAACTCCATTGTCTCAAAAGACGTATACATTCTGGAAGCATTAAAATTCGACGGGTACGGGATGGTTCTGGTCCAGGTTTCAAAAGAAGATGAAAGACTTGGAGATGCCGTACTTGAGAATAACAGTACTGCCTGGTGTTATCTGGATAGCAACAATGTAAGGCTAAAAGCGTGCAATGTCACAGACCAGAAAACTCTTCCAATGTTTGGAAGCCTCTGCTCTCCTGAAGCAGAAATCGTATTTGAAACAAAAAAAATTGTTGAAGATGATGTGGTTCTGGAGCTTGATCTGGAAGCGAATAAAGACGAGTACTTTCTTGATGAAGATATAATTATTGATATGGAGCTCAGAAACGTAGGAGAAGTGAAATCCGACAGAATAAGGCTTGATCTGGATTCTGACGGGCTTCTGGTCAAAGAAGGAGGTCCGGAAATTATAACGCTCGATAAGGGTTCAAAAAAGTCCTGTGAACTCAGGCTCAGGTTTCCTGAAAGGCTAAAAGAATCATATAATATTACTGTAACTCTGAACTGGGAAGATAATTCCGGTAAGCATTCTCTTTACCAGGATGTAGAAATTGAGCTTATAGAGCCCTTGAAAATATACAAAAGTGCAGGTTTGGAAGCTTTTTCAGGGAACCCCGTGTGTGTTACTATTTCCGTAAAAAATATCCAGAAAAGAAAGGTCAATGTTTCACTGCTTGACCTGCCTCCAGCAACATTTACAGTAACCAGCATTTCCAGGTCAGATGGTGATGGCATGGGCCCGGAAAGTCCGGATTATTTAAACTGGAATTTTGTACTTGCTCCGGAAGAAAAAAAGACCTTTTCTTACTATATAAAATCCGACCAGCCTGGAGCTCACAGAGTGCCGCAAGTCCATACATACTCAAATCTATGCGGGCAGACCTATAATGAATGTTCCGATTCCGATAATATAATCACTATATTTGAAAATATTTCATACCTGCCATACAGAAACGAAACTCATACAGAAGTGACCATTTCTTCAGGGGTTGATCTCTCATCTTATCTGGACAAAAACGGATACTCTCTTCTGGATATTCGGGTGGAAAATAAGGAGCTTGATGCATTTATATTCATTCCAAAGGGGACAAGGCTTCTTGATAGCCATAAAGAGTCCATTCAAGCAATAACAATAACAGAGGTAGACCAGCCTTCACTGCCCGCATCCCTGCTCCTTGCAGAAAAATGCTATGGACTTGAACCTGAAGGAGCTGAATTTGATCCTTTCTGCAGGCTTGATCTTAGCCTGAGTGACTCGGTAAAAGGCAATTTTCCTGCAATTTACCGCTACTGTGGAAGTAATTCCATCTGGAATCTAACTGACTGTATTGTGAATGAAAATAGAATATCAGCAGACATTTCGGATTTTTCGATATACGCGGTTCTTGCAGAACCTCCACAGGAAATAAAATT